One Xyrauchen texanus isolate HMW12.3.18 chromosome 44, RBS_HiC_50CHRs, whole genome shotgun sequence DNA segment encodes these proteins:
- the LOC127637137 gene encoding DNA-directed DNA/RNA polymerase mu-like isoform X1 produces the protein MIPLKRRKITRTESNQDETCTFSHVSIFILERKMGASRRAFLKRLARSKGFLIKEKYSSAVTHVVSENNSGDDVQAWLDNQSGGDTSTSLQLLDISWFTESMEAGRPVTVQDKHRLKVNPKPNGDAKVFTMKSYACQRRTPLKHQNVFLTEALEILAENAEFSKNEGRSVAFTRAASVLKALPHRVYSMDELKCLPCLGEHSQRVIKEILEDGTSREVESTRQSEQFQAMKALTGIFGVGVRTADRWLREGLRSPSDLIQTGQPLNRAQQAGVQYYNDLQKPVTKAEAEVISDIVQEAVHAVLLGAEIQLMGGFKRGKDVGHDVDFLITHPEEGKEEGLIAKIINWLEEKGLLLYQQTSRNSYLEKMDGPARPRSNMDRFEKCFSIFKLQRSAESTGSEAERSVNQSETSSWRAVRVDLVVSPYSQFAFATLGWTGSKLFERELRRWAGQEKHMSLSSHALYDSNQKCYLRAQTEEEIFAYLGLEFIPPCERNA, from the exons ATGATACCATTAAAGCGCAGGAAAATAACACGTACTGAAAGCAACCAGGATGAAACTTGTACATTTTCCCATGTGTCAATTTTCATCTTGGAGAGGAAGATGGGGGCATCTAGAAGAGCATTCCTAAAACGACTGGCACGAAGCAAAGGATTTCTCATTAAAGAAAAATACAG TTCTGCCGTTACACATGTTGTATCAGAAAACAACAGTGGAGATGACGTCCAGGCCTGGCTGGACAACCAGAGCGGAGGAGACACATCCACTTCTCTCCAACTGTTGGACATCAGCTGGTTTACAGAGAGCATGGAGGCAGGACGTCCTGTTACAGTTCAGGACAAACACAGATTAAAG GTTAACCCAAAACCCAATGGTGACGCTAAAGTTTTTACGATGAAAAGTTATGCGTGCCAAAGAAGAACACCCCTGAAgcatcaaaatgtatttctgaca GAAGCTCTCGAGATCCTGGCTGAGAATGCAGAATTTAGCAAGAATGAAGGACGAAGTGTGGCGTTCACACGGGCAGCGTCGGTCCTAAAGGCACTTCCCCATCGAGTGTACAGCATGGATGAGCTGAAGTGTTTGCCTTGCCTGGGTGAGCACTCACAGAGGGTTATAAAG GAGATTTTAGAAGATGGAACATCAAGGGAAGTGGAGTCAACAAGACAGTCTGAGCAATTTCAGGCCATGAAG GCACTGACTGGTATTTTTGGGGTGGGTGTGAGAACGGCAGATCGCTGGTTAAGGGAGGGTCTACGATCTCCTTCTGACTTAATCCAGACAGGACAACCGCTGAACCGTGCACAGCAAGCAG GAGTACAGTATTACAATGATCTCCAGAAGCCTGTGACTAAAGCAGAGGCGGAAGTAATCAGTGATATCGTACAGGAAGCTGTGCACGCTGTGCTCCTTGGAGCAGAGATCCAGCTGATGGGGGGATTCAAGAG GGGGAAAGATGTTGGTCATGATGTTGACTTTCTCATAACACATCCAGAAGAGGGCAAAGAGGAAGGACTGATTGCCAAAATCATAAACTGGCTGGAGGAGAAG GGCTTATTGTTATATCAGCAGACGTCCAGAAACTCTTATTTGGAGAAAATGGACGGCCCAGCTCGGCCACGTAGTAATATGGATCGGTTTGAGAAATGTTTCTCCATATTTAAGCTTCAGAGGTCTGCTGAGAGCACAGGAAGTGAAGCTGAAAGAtccgtcaaccaatcagagaCCTCGAGCTGGCGAGCAGTACGTGTAGATCTTGTGGTCAGCCCCTACAGTCAGTTTGCCTTTGCTACACTTGGCTGGACAGGTTCAAAG CTGTTTGAGAGGGAGTTGAGAAGGTGGGCAGGGCAAGAGAAGCACATGTCTTTGAGTAGCCACGCCCTGTACGACAGCAATCAG AAGTGTTATCTCAGAGCTCAGACAGAGGAGGAGATCTTTGCCTACCTGGGACTGGAGTTTATTCCTCCCTGTGAACGGAACGCCTGA
- the LOC127637137 gene encoding DNA-directed DNA/RNA polymerase mu-like isoform X2, producing the protein MIPLKRRKITRTESNQDETCTFSHVSIFILERKMGASRRAFLKRLARSKGFLIKEKYSSAVTHVVSENNSGDDVQAWLDNQSGGDTSTSLQLLDISWFTESMEAGRPVTVQDKHRLKVNPKPNGDAKVFTMKSYACQRRTPLKHQNVFLTEALEILAENAEFSKNEGRSVAFTRAASVLKALPHRVYSMDELKCLPCLGEHSQRVIKEILEDGTSREVESTRQSEQFQAMKALTGIFGVGVRTADRWLREGLRSPSDLIQTGQPLNRAQQAGVQYYNDLQKPVTKAEAEVISDIVQEAVHAVLLGAEIQLMGGFKRGKDVGHDVDFLITHPEEGKEEGLIAKIINWLEEKLQRSAESTGSEAERSVNQSETSSWRAVRVDLVVSPYSQFAFATLGWTGSKLFERELRRWAGQEKHMSLSSHALYDSNQKCYLRAQTEEEIFAYLGLEFIPPCERNA; encoded by the exons ATGATACCATTAAAGCGCAGGAAAATAACACGTACTGAAAGCAACCAGGATGAAACTTGTACATTTTCCCATGTGTCAATTTTCATCTTGGAGAGGAAGATGGGGGCATCTAGAAGAGCATTCCTAAAACGACTGGCACGAAGCAAAGGATTTCTCATTAAAGAAAAATACAG TTCTGCCGTTACACATGTTGTATCAGAAAACAACAGTGGAGATGACGTCCAGGCCTGGCTGGACAACCAGAGCGGAGGAGACACATCCACTTCTCTCCAACTGTTGGACATCAGCTGGTTTACAGAGAGCATGGAGGCAGGACGTCCTGTTACAGTTCAGGACAAACACAGATTAAAG GTTAACCCAAAACCCAATGGTGACGCTAAAGTTTTTACGATGAAAAGTTATGCGTGCCAAAGAAGAACACCCCTGAAgcatcaaaatgtatttctgaca GAAGCTCTCGAGATCCTGGCTGAGAATGCAGAATTTAGCAAGAATGAAGGACGAAGTGTGGCGTTCACACGGGCAGCGTCGGTCCTAAAGGCACTTCCCCATCGAGTGTACAGCATGGATGAGCTGAAGTGTTTGCCTTGCCTGGGTGAGCACTCACAGAGGGTTATAAAG GAGATTTTAGAAGATGGAACATCAAGGGAAGTGGAGTCAACAAGACAGTCTGAGCAATTTCAGGCCATGAAG GCACTGACTGGTATTTTTGGGGTGGGTGTGAGAACGGCAGATCGCTGGTTAAGGGAGGGTCTACGATCTCCTTCTGACTTAATCCAGACAGGACAACCGCTGAACCGTGCACAGCAAGCAG GAGTACAGTATTACAATGATCTCCAGAAGCCTGTGACTAAAGCAGAGGCGGAAGTAATCAGTGATATCGTACAGGAAGCTGTGCACGCTGTGCTCCTTGGAGCAGAGATCCAGCTGATGGGGGGATTCAAGAG GGGGAAAGATGTTGGTCATGATGTTGACTTTCTCATAACACATCCAGAAGAGGGCAAAGAGGAAGGACTGATTGCCAAAATCATAAACTGGCTGGAGGAGAAG CTTCAGAGGTCTGCTGAGAGCACAGGAAGTGAAGCTGAAAGAtccgtcaaccaatcagagaCCTCGAGCTGGCGAGCAGTACGTGTAGATCTTGTGGTCAGCCCCTACAGTCAGTTTGCCTTTGCTACACTTGGCTGGACAGGTTCAAAG CTGTTTGAGAGGGAGTTGAGAAGGTGGGCAGGGCAAGAGAAGCACATGTCTTTGAGTAGCCACGCCCTGTACGACAGCAATCAG AAGTGTTATCTCAGAGCTCAGACAGAGGAGGAGATCTTTGCCTACCTGGGACTGGAGTTTATTCCTCCCTGTGAACGGAACGCCTGA